One region of Chanodichthys erythropterus isolate Z2021 chromosome 24, ASM2448905v1, whole genome shotgun sequence genomic DNA includes:
- the hic1l gene encoding hypermethylated in cancer 1 like, which translates to MELPNYANQLLLQLNQQRSKGFLCDVIIMVENTLFRAHKSVLAATSHYFKSLVLHDNLIHLDPDMVDPAVFQQILDFIYTGKLSDETFEGLDLSSLLTTANFLQLNDLANLCSSKMNQNGSLNSVACGSSKSSFRLYEDHSSDTETYTCMTPPKKRHNAESKCIARKKQELGLDLSKKNFHSETTVNDEFFLSRNISNNMQLGINGKCVPKKEKWIIPLDGAQERKREGSRRKSKVNGYIPLSRVGSQLNQNQTFTLQLSVKKEKGIGGKKDETDGQKPNNGSTNFIYQKETFLKEAEGDNPYVCIPCEKGFPSSESLKSHVESHLDEDLDVKVEDEEEEERDGDPGVTRVSHEAAESLEQSPLKSLKDVDTLRPFPCNICGKMFTQRGTMTRHMRSHLGLKPFACEECGMRFTRQYRLTEHMRVHSGEKPYECQVCGGKFTQQRNLISHMRMHTSAS; encoded by the coding sequence ATGGAGCTCCCCAACTACGCCAATCAACTGCTTCTCCAGCTCAATCAACAACGCTCTAAGGGCTTCCTGTGCGATGTCATCATCATGGTTGAGAATACGCTCTTCCGAGCCCACAAAAGTGTCCTCGCCGCCACCAGCCACTACTTCAAGTCCCTTGTCCTTCATGATAACCTCATCCACCTTGACCCTGATATGGTGGATCCAGCTGTTTTCCAGCAAATTCTGGATTTCATTTACACTGGTAAATTGTCAGATGAGACTTTTGAGGGACTGGATTTGAGCTCTCTGCTCACCACAGCTAACTTTCTCCAGCTCAATGACCTCGCAAACCTGTGTTCCAGTAAGATGAACCAAAATGGATCTCTCAATAGTGTAGCTTGTGGGAGCTCCAAATCTTCATTTCGCCTGTACGAAGACCACTCATCAGATACTGAAACATATACGTGTATGACTCCTCCCAAAAAAAGGCATAATGCTGAAAGTAAATGTATTGCAAGGAAAAAGCAGGAATTGGGGTTGGATTTGTCTAAGAAAAATTTTCATTCTGAGACAACAGTCAATGATGAGTTTTTTCTTTCTAGAAACATCTCCAACAATATGCAGCTAGGAATAAATGGGAAGTGTGTTCCTAAGAAAGAGAAGTGGATAATTCCTTTGGATGGAGCTCAGGAAAGAAAAAGGGAGGGATCCCGAAGAAAATCCAAGGTCAATGGTTACATTCCTCTTAGCAGGGTTGGAAGTCAGTTAAACCAGAATCAGACTTTCACTTTACAATTGTCTGTAAAGAAAGAGAAGGGAATTGGAGGGAAAAAAGACGAAACTGATGGCCAAAAACCAAACAATGGCAGCACCAATTTTATTTACCAAAAGGAGACCTTTCTCAAAGAAGCTGAAGGGGACAACCCTTACGTTTGTATACCATGTGAAAAGGGTTTTCCCTCCTCTGAGAGTCTCAAGTCCCATGTGGAAAGTCATTTGGATGAAGACCTGGATGTGAAGGTTGAggatgaggaggaagaggaacgTGATGGAGACCCTGGAGTTACCAGAGTCTCGCATGAAGCTGCTGAAAGCCTGGAGCAAAGTCCGCTAAAGTCCCTCAAAGATGTTGACACCTTGCGTCCATTCCCTTGCAACATTTGCGGCAAGATGTTCACACAGCGCGGCACGATGACCCGCCACATGCGTAGCCACCTTGGCCTAAAGCCGTTTGCTTGTGAGGAGTGTGGTATGCGCTTCACCAGGCAGTACCGTCTCACTGAGCACATGCGTGTCCATTCAGGGGAGAAACCGTATGAGTGCCAGGTCTGTGGTGGGAAATTTACGCAACAAAGAAACCTCATTAGTCACATGCGGATGCATACCTCAGCATCTTAG